The following are encoded together in the Pygocentrus nattereri isolate fPygNat1 chromosome 3, fPygNat1.pri, whole genome shotgun sequence genome:
- the ppp1r8b gene encoding protein phosphatase 1, regulatory subunit 8b, with the protein MNEECSSRYSAMAKPNVTPANAPKFDCPSWAGKPPPGLHLDVVKGDKLVEKLIIDEKKYYLFGRNPDLCDFTIDHQSCSRVHAALVYHKHLKRLFLIDLNSTHGTFLGHIRLEPHKPQQVPIDSTMSFGASTRVYTIREKPQSQANVGAGDKGGDDEELKGLLGLPEEETELENLTEFNTAHNKRISVLTIEEGNLDIQRPKRRRKSSRVSFSEEEEIINPEDVDPSVGRFRNMVQTAVVPMKKKKVESSNVLGIDDSTMRHSHGFALRGGLYGDLPPTSHEAHPTGASGGTTLLGGLPLPNPAPEVNLAPEPPLPPVTLNPTPVTGPYVPEGLSEPRKKKYAKEAWPGKKPTPSLLL; encoded by the exons ATGAATGAAGAATGTAGTTCTCGTTACAGCGCGATGGCAAAACCTAACGTTACACCtgcaaatgctccaaaattcgACTGTCCCTCGTG GGCAGGGAAGCCTCCACCAGGACTACATTTGGATGTGGTGAAAGGAGACAAGCTCGTTGAG AAACTGATTATTGATGAAAAGAAGTATTACTTGTTTGGGAGGAACCCAGACCTCTGTGATTTCACCATTGATCACCAGTCATGTTCTCGAGTCCACGCTGCCCTTGTCTACCATAAACACTTAAAGAGGCTTTTCCTCATCGACCTCAACAGCA CACATGGCACCTTCCTTGGACACATTCGCCTGGAACCCCACAAGCCACAGCAGGTTCCTATTGATTCCACTATGTCTTTTGGTGCCTCCACACGTGTCTACACCATACGTGAAAAACCTCAGAGCCAGGCTAATGTGGGAGCAGGGGATAAGGGTGGAGACGATGAGGAACTGAAGGGACTGCTGGGTCTTCCTGAAGAGGAGACTGAGTTGGAG AACCTGACCGAGTTCAACACAGCACACAACAAACGCATCTCTGTTCTGACCATAGAGGAGGGCAATCTGGATATTCAGAGACCcaaaaggagaaggaaaagttCTAGAGTGAGCTTTAGTGAAGAAGAGGAGATCATCAACCCAG AGGATGTTGACCCCTCTGTTGGTCGCTTCAGGAACATGGTACAGACTGCTGTGGTTCCAATGAAG AAGAAGAAAGTAGAGAGTAGTAACGTTTTAGGAATAGACGACTCTACCATGCGACACTCACACGGTTTCGCCTTGAGAGGAGGGCTGTATGGAGATCTTCCACCCACTAGCCATGAGGCTCATCCCACAGGTGCATCTGGTGGAACCACCCTCCTTGGAGGACTCCCACTCCCAAACCCTGCCCCAGAGGTGAACTTGGCCCCAGAGCCTCCTCTGCCCCCTGTTACCCTGAATCCCACACCTGTAACAGGCCCCTATGTTCCAGAGGGCCTGAGCGAGCCCCGCAAGAAGAAATATGCCAAAGAGGCATGGCCTGGCAAAAAGCCCACACCATCTTTACTTCTCTAG
- the rpa2 gene encoding replication protein A 32 kDa subunit, with protein sequence MWNQGSYGEASMGGGYTQSPGGFGSPAASQGGDKKGRTRAQQIVPCTVSQLMSAAQAEDVFRVGDVEVAQVTVVGIIRSTDKSMTNIQYKVDDMTGAPMDVKQWVDTEDPSVDSSVIPPNTYVKVSGNLRSFQNNRSLVAFSVRPLEDMNEITSHMLEVVQAHMLLSKPQAMAGGGGGMNSSIMPMSRPGMGSMGMTGGYSGANAMVNNGLSPNQNQVLSLIKSCPEPQGISIQELKQRLSGVSMTVIRQVVDFLSNEGHIFSTIDEDHFRSTDQEA encoded by the exons ATGTGGAACCAAG GATCGTATGGAGAGGCCAGCATGGGTGGTGGATACACACAGTCGCCAGGGGGATTTGGCTCACCTGCTGCCTCTCAAGGAGGAGACAAAAAAGGg aGGACTCGCGCACAGCAGATAGTTCCCTGCACAGTGTCACAGCTCATGTCTGCAGCCCAGGCAGAGGATGTATTCAGAGTAGGCGATGTTGAGGTTGCTCAG GTCACTGTTGTTGGGATCATCAGAAGCACAGATAAATCCATGACTAACATCCAGTACAAAGTGGATGACATGACGGGGGCACCCATGGATGTGAAGCAGTGGGTTGACACAGAG GATCCCAGTGTGGACAGCTCAGTCATCCCTCCTAACACATATGTCAAGGTCTCTGGCAACCTACGATCTTTTCAG AATAACAGGTCCTTGGTGGCATTCAGTGTTCGGCCTTTAGAAGACATGAATGAGATCACTTCACATATGCTGGAAGTGGTGCAGGCTCATATGCTGCTCAGCAAACCACAGGCCATG gcagggggaggaggaggaatgAACAGTAGCATCATGCCCATGTCCCGCCCTGGCATGGGTAGTATGGGCATGACTGGTGGCTATTCTGGTGCTAATGCTATGGTCAATAATGGACTGAGCCCTAATCAAAACCAG GTTTTATCTCTGATAAAGAGCTGCCCAGAGCCTCAGGGCATCAGCATACAGGAGCTGAAGCAGAGACTAAGTGGCGTGAGCATGACTGTTATCAG ACAGGTTGTGGACTTTCTCAGCAACGAAGGACACATTTTCTCTACTATCGACGAGGACCACTTCAGATCAACGGATCAAGAGGCTTAA
- the themis2 gene encoding protein THEMIS2, with amino-acid sequence MGDPGVVLDLREYISSLDRSSLPRILQVCSGVYFQGSVYELSGSEVCLSTGDLVKVTGLELLSVCCEDIGNNTTFELPLEHSGLFKLVPEDLPYSTIEELVGLQPVGVDACGSFTFISRNELIIDNLTVPAGKEITLLSVEVTENEERRARCQLMGQQGVFADMLIPFSYHGEFYECENDRGYSLQEIMMSDRLCRRRFRKIKSKKCGGPLLFVPIYQIQGIMHMRKNIVKFPSSLEVDVIDVTEQCKDLTFVTPLLLAEIATQPKTTFPTMAEILEAPEANRFFCCSWFTELKKGKHLVLHKRDNTAMVLACTPRGRKAQQYFLISHDYGGQMRRRPREFSSVYELYVAFSRCPGLKVRVTRHCEAVEEEGVPALSVDEQLEVLKLQTVEMSGGDSGPEQKLESLICRRIIEEDEDDDEMDENQEESEEICLPLFTQAHFVEKLPDKKKYCLADLVKNFSLPLEVKVVSCDKDLEKDPLVGLTAVVLEEALEETTVLASLPDSPERCFALPTRWLQMSLCFISDPLPWAEGQTPELHPETVSEVTDHFYHEYHRLTQTDMAPPPRPPKRKPSSSESQKTRDKPKSRTAKKKSSNLPEKLDSLSLDHTKPAHCKRNPPPPPPLESTEEPPPVIPRKSVSENLTTANTYVQTPRKQQKKQRHTERTSSGSDHDYETVDDVIQVPDSIMFY; translated from the exons ATGGGTGACCCCGGGGTGGTGCTGGACCTGCGGGAATACATCAGCAGTCTGGACCGGTCATCTTTACCTCGGATCCTGCAGGTCTGCTCCGGAGTTTACTTTCAAG GCTCAGTGTATGAGCTGTCGGGGAGCGAGGTTTGCCTGTCTACTGGAGACTTGGTGAAGGTCACTGGGTTGGAGCTCCTGTCCGTCTGCTGTGAGGACATTGGCAACAACACTACATTCGAACTGCCTCTAGAGCATTCAG GTCTGTTCAAGCTGGTTCCTGAAGACCTACCCTACAGTACAATAGAGGAACTGGTAGGCCTGCAACCTGTTGGTGTGGATGCCTGCGGCTCCTTCACCTTCATCAGTAGAAACGAGCTGATCATAGACAACCTCACGGTGCCAGCTGGAAAAGAGATAACCTTGCTGTCTGTGGAGGTCACCGAAAATGAAGAGAGACGTGCCCGCTGTCAGCTAATGGGGCAGCAGGGAGTATTTGCAGATATGCTTATTCCCTTCTCCTACCATGGAGAGTTCTATGAGTGCGAGAATGATCGTGGCTACTCTCTGCAGGAGATTATGATGTCAGACAGGCTGTGTAGGAGACGCTTCCGCAAAATAAAGTCAAAGAAATGTGGTGGTCCATTGCTTTTTGTGCCGATCTATCAAATCCAAGGCATCATGCACA TGAGGAAGAACATAGTGAAGTTCCCCTCCAGCTTGGAAGTCGATGTTATTGATGTTACTGAACAATGTAAAGATTTAACATTTGTTACTCCACTATTGTTGGCTGAGATAGCCACTCAGCCAAAAACGACCTTTCCTACCATGGCAGAGATTCTGGAAGCTCCCGAGGCCAACCGGTTCTTTTGCTGCAGTTGGTTCACAGAGCTGAAAAAAGGCAAGCACCTTGTGTTACACAAGAGGGACAATACAGCAATGGTGTTAGCATGCACCCCAAGGGGGAGGAAAGCCCAACAATACTTCCTGATTTCACATGACTATGGTGGCCAAATGCGGAGAAGACCAAGGGAGTTTAGCTCAGTGTACGAGTTGTATGTAGCATTCTCTCGCTGTCCTGGTTTGAAAGTAAGGGTGACAAGACACTGTGAGGCAGTGGAAGAGGAAGGGGTGCCTGCTCTTAGTGTTGATGAACAGCTGGAGGTTTTGAAGTTACAGACAGTGGAGATGTCAGGAGGTGACTCGGGACCTGAACAGAAGCTGGAAAGCTTGATCTGCAGAAGGATCatagaggaggatgaggacgaTGATGAAATGGATGAGAATCAGGAAGAAAGTGAAGAGATCTGCCTGCCTCTGTTTACTCAGGCCCACTTTGTAGAGAAGCTTCCCGACAAGAAGAAGTATTGCTTAGCTGATCTAGTAAAGAACTTTTCCTTGCCTCTTGAAGTAAAAGTAGTAAGTTGTGATAAAGATCTGGAAAAAGACCCACTGGTAGGGTTAACAGCAGTGGTACTGGAAGAGGCTCTAGAAGAGACCACAGTGCTTGCTAGCCTGCCTGACAGTCCAGAGCGGTGCTTTGCATTGCCAACCCGTTGGTTGCAAATGTCTCTCTGCTTCATCTCAGATCCCTTACCCTGGGCTGAAGGCCAGACCCCTGAGCTTCACCCAGAGACTGTGTCTGAGGTAACAGACCATTTCTATCATGAATATCACAGGCTTACACAGACAGATATGGCTCCTCCTCCACGTCCTCCAAAGCGCAAGCCATCATCCTCAGAATCCCAGAAAACGCGTGATAAGCCTAAATCTCGTactgcaaagaaaaaaagtagCAATCTCCCTGAAAAACTGGACagtctgtctctggaccacacAAAGCCCGCCCACTGCAAGCGTAatccaccacctccaccaccactTGAA TCTACAGAAGAACCTCCTCCAGTGATACCTAGAAAGTCTGTCTCGGAGAATTTGACTACAGCAAATACATATGTGCAGACCCCAaggaaacagcagaaaaagCAGCGCCACACAG AAAGAACATCCTCAGGCAGCGATCATGACTACGAAACTGTGGATGATGTGATACAAGTTCCTGACAGCATCATGTTTTACTAG